A window of the Roseovarius sp. S88 genome harbors these coding sequences:
- a CDS encoding helicase-related protein, which produces MAEQSRVLAVLGPTNTGKTHYAIERMLGYRTGIIGLPLRLLAREVYDKIVAARGPSVVALVTGEERIVPPRTQYWVCTVEAMPEGMGADFVAVDEIQLCADPERGHVFTDRLLRMRGLRETQFLGAHTMRGVISQLVPEAEFIGRTRMSNLTYAGSKKISKMPARSAIVGFSVENVYAIAELLRRQKGGAAVVMGALSPRTRNAQVDLYQNGDVDYLVATDAIGMGLNLDINHVAFSSLSKFDGRRMRVLAPNELAQIAGRAGRGMSDGTFGVTGEAPDLPDDMAQAIMDHRFAPLRKLEWRNANLRFGTIDALIASLEEKPDDELLVRARDADDLIALKTLAAQTEIRARAGDAQSVKLLWDVCRVPDFRGISHAEHASLLERIFSDLHQDGRVSEDWFAAQVRRIDRTDGDIDTLSKRLAYIRTWTYVAQRNGWIADESHWREATRAVEDRVSDALHEALTQRFVDRRTSVLLRRLKQKEAMVAEVNDKGEVTVEGEFVGRLDGFRFIQDKTAGGQEAKAVSQASLQALTPHFHLRADKFYNAPDTEIDFTEQGGLMWGEYAVGKLVAGADPLKPQVSAFVDEAAGADVAQKVQRRLQHFIDRKVATLFEPLLNIQRDETLTGLARGFGFQLVESFGIIPRGEVADEVKSLDQDARGQLRKHGVRFGQFTIFMPLLLKPAPTRLRLVLWSLAQGLEEFPESPPPGLVTVPSGTAHPRGYHSMSGYRAAGERAVRIDMLERLADMLRGEDSRGGFEANPDMLSITGMTLEQFADLMQGLGYKAERGEREKVKPTPAEEATPGPTETAEAKPEETKPEVTDAEAMASEEDATASKSETSEALEEKTETSDEGPEQEVFFTFTWAGRATRARTDQRRTSGKPKPKGGKPGKGKTRSDAGPKTFSSKPSKKDKIDPDNPFAAALMGLKDKG; this is translated from the coding sequence ATGGCCGAGCAGTCCAGGGTCCTCGCGGTCCTCGGCCCGACCAATACCGGCAAAACGCATTACGCGATCGAGCGGATGCTGGGGTATCGCACTGGAATCATTGGGCTTCCTTTGCGTCTCTTGGCGCGTGAGGTCTATGACAAGATCGTAGCGGCGCGCGGACCCTCTGTTGTGGCTTTGGTCACAGGTGAAGAGCGGATCGTGCCGCCGCGCACGCAATACTGGGTGTGCACCGTCGAGGCGATGCCCGAAGGCATGGGCGCCGATTTCGTGGCTGTGGACGAAATTCAGCTATGTGCTGATCCGGAGCGTGGCCATGTGTTTACCGACAGGCTTTTGCGCATGCGTGGATTGCGAGAGACCCAGTTTCTGGGTGCACACACCATGCGCGGTGTCATTTCCCAGCTGGTTCCCGAGGCGGAATTCATCGGTCGAACCAGAATGTCCAATCTGACCTACGCAGGTTCGAAAAAGATAAGCAAGATGCCAGCCCGCAGTGCAATAGTTGGATTTTCAGTTGAGAATGTATATGCCATAGCCGAGCTTTTGCGCCGTCAAAAGGGTGGTGCAGCTGTGGTTATGGGCGCTTTGAGCCCCCGGACACGAAACGCACAGGTCGACCTCTATCAAAATGGGGATGTGGACTACCTCGTGGCCACGGATGCTATCGGCATGGGCCTCAACCTCGATATCAATCACGTCGCATTTTCCTCACTGAGCAAATTTGACGGGCGGCGGATGCGCGTGCTGGCCCCCAATGAACTGGCGCAGATCGCCGGGCGCGCTGGTCGCGGGATGAGTGATGGAACGTTTGGCGTCACGGGTGAGGCCCCTGATCTGCCCGATGACATGGCACAGGCCATCATGGATCACCGTTTTGCCCCCTTGCGCAAGCTGGAGTGGCGCAATGCTAATTTAAGGTTTGGCACAATCGACGCTCTGATTGCCTCGTTGGAAGAGAAACCCGACGATGAGTTGCTCGTGCGGGCCCGCGACGCGGATGATCTCATCGCTTTGAAAACACTGGCCGCGCAAACCGAAATACGGGCGCGCGCCGGTGATGCGCAATCGGTTAAGCTGTTGTGGGACGTCTGCCGCGTGCCTGATTTTCGCGGGATTAGCCACGCCGAGCATGCGAGCCTTTTGGAGCGTATTTTCAGCGATCTGCACCAGGATGGTCGCGTATCCGAAGACTGGTTCGCCGCGCAGGTGCGTCGGATCGACCGGACCGACGGGGATATCGATACACTTTCCAAACGCTTGGCATATATCCGCACATGGACCTACGTGGCGCAACGAAATGGCTGGATTGCGGACGAAAGCCATTGGCGTGAGGCCACACGCGCTGTAGAAGACCGCGTGTCAGACGCGCTCCATGAGGCGCTGACCCAAAGATTTGTGGATCGGCGCACCTCTGTATTGTTGCGCCGGCTCAAGCAGAAGGAGGCCATGGTGGCCGAAGTGAACGACAAAGGTGAAGTGACGGTCGAAGGCGAGTTCGTCGGCCGTCTGGATGGGTTCCGGTTTATTCAGGACAAAACCGCCGGTGGCCAAGAGGCCAAGGCCGTCAGTCAGGCAAGCCTGCAAGCGCTGACGCCGCATTTTCATTTGCGCGCGGACAAGTTTTACAACGCGCCCGATACCGAAATCGACTTTACCGAACAGGGCGGTTTGATGTGGGGCGAATACGCGGTGGGCAAGCTTGTCGCCGGTGCCGATCCCCTGAAACCTCAGGTCAGCGCATTTGTGGACGAAGCCGCCGGGGCCGATGTGGCGCAGAAAGTGCAACGCCGTCTGCAGCACTTCATCGATCGCAAAGTGGCCACTTTGTTTGAGCCGCTGTTGAATATTCAACGGGATGAGACGCTTACCGGGCTGGCCCGCGGCTTTGGTTTCCAGCTTGTGGAATCGTTTGGCATCATCCCACGCGGTGAAGTGGCTGATGAGGTCAAGTCACTGGATCAGGACGCGCGCGGACAGCTTCGCAAGCATGGCGTTCGTTTTGGTCAGTTCACAATCTTCATGCCATTGCTTCTGAAACCTGCGCCAACGCGGTTGCGGCTTGTACTTTGGTCTTTGGCCCAGGGTCTCGAAGAGTTTCCTGAATCGCCGCCGCCAGGCTTGGTGACTGTGCCATCTGGTACGGCACATCCACGCGGGTATCATTCAATGTCCGGGTATCGCGCGGCGGGTGAACGCGCGGTGCGCATCGATATGCTGGAACGTCTGGCTGACATGCTGCGCGGTGAGGACAGCCGCGGCGGCTTTGAGGCCAACCCCGATATGCTCTCGATCACGGGCATGACATTGGAACAGTTTGCCGACCTGATGCAGGGGCTGGGATACAAGGCTGAGCGGGGCGAGCGCGAAAAGGTCAAACCGACCCCTGCCGAAGAAGCGACCCCGGGACCGACAGAAACGGCGGAGGCCAAGCCGGAAGAAACGAAGCCCGAAGTGACAGATGCTGAGGCGATGGCATCTGAGGAAGATGCTACTGCATCCAAATCTGAAACTTCTGAAGCCCTTGAAGAAAAAACAGAAACTTCTGATGAAGGCCCCGAACAAGAAGTGTTCTTCACCTTCACATGGGCGGGTCGTGCGACCCGCGCTCGCACGGATCAACGCCGCACGAGTGGCAAGCCCAAACCCAAGGGCGGCAAGCCGGGCAAGGGCAAGACCAGAAGTGATGCCGGGCCAAAGACTTTTTCGTCAAAGCCGTCCAAGAAAGACAAGATCGACCCCGACAACCCCTTTGCAGCTGCATTGATGGGGCTAAAGGACAAAGGCTGA
- a CDS encoding RNA-binding S4 domain-containing protein encodes MSDTPETKIRLDKWLWHARFFKTRGLSAKLVSGGHVRVNRVKVSKPSHAVGSGDVLTFPQARDIRVIRIVAVSDRRGPAPEARALYEDLDPLQARPKEILPQSPQFEGKGRPTKRDRRKLDLNRPDKLE; translated from the coding sequence GTGAGCGACACGCCTGAGACCAAAATCCGCCTGGATAAGTGGCTCTGGCACGCCCGGTTTTTCAAAACCCGTGGGTTATCGGCCAAGCTTGTGTCGGGTGGTCATGTTCGCGTCAATCGCGTGAAAGTTTCCAAACCATCGCATGCGGTGGGCTCTGGCGATGTGCTGACCTTTCCTCAGGCCCGAGACATTCGTGTCATCCGCATTGTCGCGGTTTCGGACCGGCGTGGGCCTGCCCCGGAGGCACGGGCGCTTTACGAAGATTTGGATCCACTGCAGGCGCGCCCCAAGGAGATCCTTCCGCAATCCCCACAGTTTGAGGGAAAAGGACGTCCCACCAAGCGAGATCGTCGCAAACTCGACCTTAACCGTCCAGATAAGCTTGAATGA
- a CDS encoding SCP2 sterol-binding domain-containing protein, whose translation MSDVVAAAVEALSSKMSGGLDGSAKFVIEGEGAIVIDDDGVRAGDDDTDVTLTADVDTFQSILAGDLDPTAAFMSGKLAVDGDMGMAMKLGSVLS comes from the coding sequence ATGAGCGACGTAGTGGCAGCCGCAGTAGAGGCTTTGAGCAGCAAGATGAGCGGCGGCCTGGATGGCAGTGCGAAATTCGTCATCGAAGGCGAAGGGGCCATTGTGATCGATGATGATGGTGTACGTGCAGGCGATGATGACACCGATGTCACGCTGACCGCGGATGTTGACACCTTCCAATCCATTCTGGCGGGTGATCTTGATCCCACCGCTGCCTTCATGTCCGGCAAGCTGGCTGTAGATGGTGACATGGGCATGGCCATGAAACTTGGCAGTGTTCTGAGCTGA
- a CDS encoding alpha/beta hydrolase, with amino-acid sequence MMQSAPFFSDMAEGPDGGAAYWITAKDGVRLRLGVWPGQSEGITGTVYLFPGRTEYVEKYGKTSLDLSRAGLHVAVIDWRGQGLADRVASDPILGHVHDFADYQLDVSAMIEAAEALDLPKPWFLLGHSMGGCIGLRSLMDGMPVEAAAFSAPMWGIHMSPHIRPFAWALSWASRYLGFDQRYAPGTLPEAYVLSEPFETNRLTTDTQMYDYMIRHVVEQPELRVGGPSLRWLYEGLAETRALSNMASPNVPCLVLLGTDEDIVDPARIHDRVARWPSAILDLAEGARHEVLMEETGTRTRADACVTKFFANYQSITACEPQATSAAPDAQSQAPSHRLRTGNA; translated from the coding sequence ATGATGCAAAGCGCGCCGTTTTTCTCTGATATGGCCGAGGGCCCCGATGGGGGTGCTGCCTATTGGATCACGGCAAAGGATGGCGTGCGTTTGCGGCTTGGGGTATGGCCGGGGCAATCCGAGGGCATCACAGGAACGGTGTACCTGTTTCCGGGCCGCACTGAATATGTTGAAAAATATGGGAAAACCTCCCTTGACCTAAGCCGTGCGGGGCTGCACGTCGCCGTCATTGACTGGCGTGGCCAAGGGCTGGCCGATCGCGTGGCATCCGACCCGATACTGGGCCATGTTCATGATTTCGCTGACTATCAGCTAGACGTTTCCGCAATGATTGAGGCGGCTGAGGCGCTTGACCTTCCCAAGCCGTGGTTTCTTTTGGGGCATTCAATGGGAGGCTGCATCGGCCTTCGATCCTTGATGGATGGCATGCCGGTGGAAGCAGCCGCATTTTCTGCGCCCATGTGGGGCATTCACATGTCGCCCCATATACGCCCTTTTGCCTGGGCCCTGTCCTGGGCCAGCCGGTATCTAGGCTTTGACCAACGCTATGCGCCCGGCACTTTGCCAGAGGCGTATGTGTTGAGTGAACCTTTTGAAACCAATCGCCTGACCACTGACACGCAGATGTATGATTACATGATCCGTCATGTCGTAGAGCAGCCTGAGCTTCGGGTCGGCGGACCAAGCCTGCGCTGGTTGTACGAAGGCCTCGCAGAGACGCGTGCCTTGTCCAACATGGCCTCTCCAAACGTACCCTGCCTGGTCTTGCTCGGCACGGATGAAGACATTGTCGACCCCGCCCGCATCCATGACCGTGTGGCAAGGTGGCCCAGTGCGATACTGGATTTGGCCGAGGGCGCGCGGCACGAGGTTTTGATGGAAGAAACCGGCACACGCACCCGAGCAGACGCCTGCGTCACCAAGTTTTTCGCAAATTATCAGAGCATTACGGCATGCGAGCCACAGGCAACCTCTGCTGCCCCAGATGCTCAATCGCAAGCTCCATCACATCGCCTTCGGACAGGAAACGCTTAG
- a CDS encoding CarD family transcriptional regulator, with protein MSKSKKSEFRPDDYVVYPAHGVGQILSIEKQEIAGIELELFVISFEKDKMTLRVPTHKATEIGMRSLSSPDVVSKAMTTLKGKAKVKRAMWSRRAQEYEQKINSGDLIAIAEVVRDLHRTDDQREQSYSERQLYEAALERLTREVAAVGGGDEVQAAKQVDDVLVSRAA; from the coding sequence ATGAGCAAATCGAAAAAGTCCGAGTTCCGGCCTGATGACTACGTCGTTTACCCGGCGCATGGTGTGGGTCAGATTCTTTCCATCGAAAAGCAAGAGATTGCAGGGATCGAATTGGAACTCTTTGTGATTTCTTTTGAGAAAGACAAGATGACCCTTCGCGTGCCGACGCACAAAGCAACTGAAATCGGTATGCGTAGTTTGTCGAGCCCCGATGTGGTGTCCAAAGCGATGACGACACTCAAGGGCAAGGCCAAGGTCAAGCGTGCCATGTGGTCCCGCCGGGCACAGGAATATGAGCAAAAGATCAACTCTGGTGATCTTATTGCGATTGCCGAGGTGGTCCGCGATCTTCACCGCACCGATGACCAGCGCGAGCAAAGCTATTCTGAGCGTCAGCTTTATGAAGCGGCACTTGAGCGCCTGACGCGTGAGGTGGCTGCTGTGGGTGGCGGTGACGAAGTGCAGGCCGCCAAGCAGGTTGACGATGTGCTGGTGTCGCGCGCGGCCTAA
- a CDS encoding tetratricopeptide repeat protein, whose amino-acid sequence MSIKHIFHNSIVAALLATVMFSLPLAAEETRLDGLFEQLSEAEEKDEARRVAKEIELELTRSGSASADLLLKRGTDALDAGDVTKAIEHLTALTDHAPDFAEGWHMRAVAYSEAELFGPAMADIERALALEPRHYNAIASLGGVLAQIDRLDMAKEAFELVLAIHPHHEDVSEALEHIEREIGGSEL is encoded by the coding sequence ATGAGCATTAAACATATCTTTCACAATTCTATCGTCGCGGCACTTTTGGCGACAGTCATGTTTTCCTTACCTCTTGCTGCGGAAGAAACCCGCCTTGACGGCTTGTTTGAACAGTTGTCTGAGGCAGAGGAAAAGGACGAGGCACGCCGTGTGGCCAAAGAAATCGAGCTGGAACTCACCAGGTCCGGGTCTGCTTCGGCAGATTTACTGCTCAAACGCGGCACAGATGCGCTTGACGCTGGGGATGTGACGAAAGCAATAGAACATTTGACGGCGCTCACCGATCATGCGCCGGATTTTGCCGAAGGCTGGCACATGCGCGCCGTGGCCTATTCAGAGGCGGAACTCTTTGGTCCCGCCATGGCCGATATCGAACGTGCCCTGGCACTGGAACCGCGTCACTATAATGCGATTGCAAGCCTCGGTGGCGTTCTGGCGCAGATCGACCGGCTGGATATGGCCAAAGAGGCGTTTGAGTTGGTTCTGGCTATACATCCCCATCACGAAGACGTATCCGAAGCGCTGGAACATATCGAGCGCGAGATCGGCGGCTCGGAACTCTAA
- the cobT gene encoding nicotinate-nucleotide--dimethylbenzimidazole phosphoribosyltransferase, with amino-acid sequence MTAKFASLAEVWDALSDLPQQDANALELARQRSAELTKPLGALGRLEDLAMWYCGWRGDPQARVESPQIIVFAGNHGVTAQDVSAFPPDVTSQMVANFEAGGAAVNQLSDCVGASLTVKPLQLDTPTRDFTQGPAMSEAECLDALNAGVEAVDAQADVLVVGEMGIGNTTCAAAMALALFGGAAQDWTGAGTGLSGDALRHKADVVSQGVEANKNCQGKGLDTLCCLGGREIAAVAGAILQARLLRIPVILDGFICTAAAATLHVDHPGALDHTIAGHVSAESAHAELLRKIGKDPILSLGMRLGEASGGALAISILKAALACHSGMATFAEAGVSDF; translated from the coding sequence ATGACAGCCAAATTTGCGTCACTCGCAGAGGTATGGGATGCGCTCTCCGACCTGCCGCAACAAGATGCAAATGCATTAGAACTGGCACGCCAGCGTAGTGCGGAGCTGACCAAACCACTTGGAGCTTTGGGACGACTCGAAGATTTGGCAATGTGGTATTGCGGTTGGCGTGGTGACCCGCAGGCGCGTGTTGAGTCACCTCAAATTATTGTTTTTGCGGGAAACCATGGCGTTACAGCGCAGGATGTTTCGGCTTTTCCCCCCGATGTCACGTCACAAATGGTGGCCAATTTTGAGGCGGGTGGCGCGGCGGTCAATCAGCTTTCAGATTGCGTTGGCGCCAGCCTGACCGTGAAACCGCTTCAGCTCGACACGCCGACCCGAGACTTCACCCAAGGTCCGGCGATGAGTGAAGCCGAGTGTCTTGATGCATTAAATGCCGGAGTTGAGGCCGTTGACGCACAAGCGGACGTGTTGGTGGTGGGCGAGATGGGCATTGGCAACACGACCTGCGCTGCGGCCATGGCATTGGCACTTTTTGGTGGCGCGGCTCAGGATTGGACCGGCGCTGGCACCGGGCTGAGCGGTGACGCTCTTCGCCACAAGGCCGACGTGGTCTCGCAGGGTGTTGAAGCGAACAAAAACTGTCAGGGCAAAGGGTTAGACACTCTGTGCTGTCTGGGTGGGCGCGAAATCGCCGCCGTGGCCGGTGCCATTTTGCAGGCGCGCCTCTTGCGCATCCCGGTGATACTGGACGGGTTTATTTGCACCGCCGCCGCGGCTACTCTGCATGTGGATCACCCCGGTGCGCTGGACCATACCATTGCAGGTCACGTCAGTGCAGAGTCCGCGCATGCAGAGCTTTTACGAAAAATCGGCAAAGACCCCATTCTATCGCTTGGTATGCGCCTTGGCGAAGCGTCTGGCGGCGCCTTGGCCATCAGCATTCTCAAGGCGGCCTTGGCCTGTCACTCGGGCATGGCGACCTTTGCCGAGGCAGGGGTCAGCGACTTCTAA
- a CDS encoding cation:proton antiporter, translated as MEGFFFQATIFLAAAVIAVPIAARMGLGSVLGYLAAGILIGQIPGFLGGHAAEELQHFAEFGVVMMLFLIGLELEPRALWEMRDKLLGLGGLQVTLTTFAVMAACMLLGVGWSVALAIGLVFSLSSTAIVLQTLSEKGLMQTGGGRSTFSTLLTQDVAVIPMLALLPLLALPKTPDMILGETLQRLSEAGDAAHGGDHSGVQIEAAQSYIQSLPGWGVALVTLAAVAGIILSGVYLTRPVFRYIHNSRLREMYTALALLIVVGIAFVMTLVGLSPALGAFLAGLVLASSEFRHELESDIAPFKGLLLGLFFIAVGAGINFSLLFASFFTILALTFSLIVIKGGILFTLGRFFGLRGRDLWLFTLSLAQAGEFGFVLINFSGQNNVIPSELRETLLLVIAISMLITPLLFILYDWMSQRMTETSDAPAADEIDSEGPVIIAGIGRFGQVVNRMVRSSGFDTIVLDHDLEAIQRMRRFGIKGFLGDPGRPELLHAAGLKTASVLVAALDDPEATTRLVAFARRERPDLHIVARARDRTHVFRLYQAGADDIVREVFDSALRAGRYVLENMGLSEFEASELHKTFYHYDRRSVRELAALWDPNIPTVENSAYIARAKELENELQTMLLSRGEEDSLEGVEDTDRSEA; from the coding sequence ATGGAAGGTTTTTTCTTTCAGGCCACCATCTTTCTTGCCGCGGCGGTCATCGCAGTGCCCATTGCGGCGCGGATGGGGTTGGGGTCTGTGCTTGGATATCTCGCAGCAGGCATCCTTATCGGTCAAATCCCCGGTTTCCTTGGCGGGCATGCCGCCGAGGAGCTTCAACATTTCGCCGAGTTTGGCGTGGTCATGATGCTCTTCCTGATCGGTCTGGAGCTGGAGCCGCGCGCCTTATGGGAAATGCGGGACAAACTGCTGGGTTTGGGCGGTTTGCAAGTCACATTAACGACTTTTGCTGTTATGGCAGCCTGCATGCTTTTGGGTGTTGGGTGGAGCGTTGCCTTGGCAATCGGTCTGGTGTTTTCGTTGTCCTCGACCGCGATTGTGCTCCAAACCCTTTCAGAAAAAGGCCTCATGCAAACCGGAGGCGGGCGATCTACCTTCTCCACGCTTTTGACACAGGACGTGGCTGTCATTCCGATGCTGGCGCTTTTGCCACTGCTCGCGCTGCCCAAAACGCCCGATATGATCCTTGGCGAGACGCTGCAACGTCTGTCTGAGGCAGGCGACGCGGCACATGGCGGAGACCATAGTGGCGTACAGATTGAAGCGGCGCAGTCTTACATTCAAAGTCTGCCGGGTTGGGGCGTGGCCCTTGTCACATTGGCGGCCGTTGCTGGGATCATTTTGAGTGGGGTTTACCTGACCCGGCCTGTGTTTCGATACATCCACAATTCGCGCCTGCGCGAGATGTACACGGCACTGGCGCTTTTGATTGTCGTGGGCATTGCATTTGTGATGACACTTGTAGGCCTCTCCCCCGCTCTTGGTGCCTTTCTGGCGGGGCTTGTTCTGGCCTCGTCCGAGTTTCGGCATGAGTTGGAAAGCGACATCGCGCCCTTCAAGGGGCTGTTGTTGGGCCTCTTTTTCATCGCCGTGGGCGCAGGGATTAATTTCTCGCTGCTCTTTGCGTCGTTCTTTACGATCCTGGCGCTCACCTTCTCGCTGATCGTGATCAAAGGTGGGATCCTTTTTACTTTGGGTCGGTTCTTCGGGCTACGCGGACGCGACCTTTGGCTCTTTACACTCTCGCTCGCTCAGGCCGGAGAATTTGGGTTTGTTCTGATTAATTTCTCGGGCCAGAACAATGTCATCCCATCCGAGTTGCGCGAAACACTGCTGCTGGTGATCGCCATTTCGATGCTGATCACCCCGTTGCTTTTCATTCTCTATGATTGGATGTCGCAGCGTATGACAGAGACTTCTGATGCCCCCGCAGCAGATGAGATTGACAGCGAAGGTCCTGTGATCATTGCTGGAATTGGGCGTTTTGGTCAGGTCGTAAACCGGATGGTGCGCTCCAGCGGCTTTGATACGATCGTTCTGGATCATGACCTCGAAGCCATTCAGCGCATGCGTCGGTTTGGGATCAAAGGGTTCCTCGGTGATCCGGGGCGACCAGAGCTTTTGCATGCCGCGGGTTTGAAGACGGCCTCTGTGCTTGTCGCTGCGCTGGACGACCCTGAGGCCACGACGCGGCTGGTGGCGTTTGCTCGGCGCGAGCGGCCGGATCTACACATCGTGGCCCGCGCGCGCGACCGCACGCATGTGTTCCGTCTCTATCAAGCGGGGGCTGATGACATTGTGCGCGAGGTGTTCGACAGCGCCCTGCGCGCTGGTCGCTATGTGCTTGAAAACATGGGGCTGAGCGAATTTGAAGCGTCTGAGCTGCACAAAACCTTCTATCACTACGACAGGAGGTCCGTGCGAGAGCTGGCCGCGCTGTGGGATCCGAATATTCCCACGGTTGAGAACTCAGCCTATATCGCCCGCGCGAAGGAGCTCGAAAACGAGTTGCAGACCATGCTGCTGTCGCGCGGGGAAGAAGACAGCCTTGAAGGGGTCGAAGACACGGACCGGTCCGAGGCGTGA
- the fdxA gene encoding ferredoxin FdxA — MTYIVNDNCIECKYTDCVEVCPVDCFYEGENMLVIHPDECIDCGVCEPECPADAIRPDTEPDMEKWVEFNRKYSEMWPVIITKKDQMPNADERDGEEGKLEKYFSENPGEGG, encoded by the coding sequence ATGACCTATATCGTCAACGACAACTGCATCGAGTGCAAATACACCGACTGTGTCGAAGTATGCCCCGTGGATTGTTTCTATGAGGGTGAGAACATGTTGGTCATCCATCCTGATGAATGTATTGATTGCGGCGTCTGTGAGCCAGAATGCCCCGCAGACGCAATTCGCCCCGATACTGAACCGGACATGGAAAAATGGGTCGAGTTTAACCGCAAGTATTCCGAGATGTGGCCGGTCATCATCACCAAGAAAGACCAGATGCCTAATGCTGATGAGCGGGACGGCGAAGAAGGCAAGCTTGAAAAGTACTTCTCGGAGAACCCAGGCGAAGGCGGCTAA
- a CDS encoding adenosylcobinamide-GDP ribazoletransferase, which yields MKNDRELMRVQDLALALSLLTRVPVRVGDTSRNARAAWAYPIVGLMPAGLAALGGMLAGWLGWGPAISALISLSILVVTTGAMHEDGLSDTVDGLWGGWTREKRLEIMKDSRIGAYGVIALVLSLAARWAALTTLFEAGAQFAVPALLASALLSRAAMPVLMALLPHARSTGLSHDVGRVPDNAAAMAVLIAVVLGIFLLGGLILIAGLCAALITWGLGYLAHKRIGGQTGDILGATQQMVEIAVLLCLLP from the coding sequence ATGAAAAACGACCGAGAACTGATGCGCGTGCAGGATTTGGCCCTGGCTTTATCCCTATTGACGCGTGTGCCGGTGCGTGTGGGCGACACCTCTCGCAATGCACGCGCCGCGTGGGCCTATCCCATTGTGGGACTGATGCCCGCAGGGCTCGCGGCCTTGGGCGGTATGCTGGCGGGATGGCTTGGTTGGGGCCCAGCGATCAGTGCTCTGATTTCGTTGAGCATTCTGGTTGTTACCACAGGCGCCATGCATGAAGATGGCCTCTCGGACACAGTCGACGGGCTTTGGGGAGGATGGACCAGGGAAAAACGCCTTGAGATCATGAAGGACAGCCGGATTGGCGCGTATGGTGTGATCGCGCTCGTTCTGTCTCTGGCGGCAAGATGGGCCGCATTGACGACATTGTTCGAAGCCGGAGCACAATTTGCTGTCCCTGCCCTTTTGGCCTCTGCCCTTCTATCACGCGCCGCGATGCCCGTTCTAATGGCCCTGCTGCCACATGCGCGATCAACTGGCCTGTCTCATGACGTTGGGCGCGTGCCAGACAACGCCGCAGCAATGGCCGTTTTGATCGCGGTGGTACTGGGGATTTTCCTGTTGGGAGGTCTGATCCTGATCGCGGGTCTTTGCGCGGCACTGATCACATGGGGCTTGGGATATCTGGCACACAAACGGATCGGTGGTCAAACCGGAGATATCCTGGGCGCAACACAGCAGATGGTCGAAATCGCTGTGCTGCTTTGCCTCCTGCCATAA